The Arachis hypogaea cultivar Tifrunner chromosome 14, arahy.Tifrunner.gnm2.J5K5, whole genome shotgun sequence genome has a segment encoding these proteins:
- the LOC112743842 gene encoding uncharacterized protein isoform X1 has protein sequence MASNQANASENPTNIPASQSGSTAGIACKKKVAKNALGSRTDVGWEHGISVGEDGKKIQCKYCHKIFSGGVYRLKHHLAGTQKDVGACTTVNDEVKKQMWDVVSGLQVNLMKKTNMGGASPGEATKEVDTTGEKRKGKELDGNIFKKTRISTQTTINNIFKKNLREEVCLEISAFFYNNGIPFNVSRSEEYSRMFEKAIRYGQGFKPPSYHELRVPLLKKHVELVQQSLEEHREYWKQVGCTIMTDGWTDKRRRAILNFLVNSPKGTVFLKSIDASHITKTADKIFKMIDDVVEEVGEENVIQVVTDNAANYKAAGEMLMKKRKKLFWTPCAAHCIDLMLEDLEKKVTLHKDTIYKGRKITTYIYARTALIALLHIHTKGKDLVRPGMTRFATSYLTLGCLNDNKGSLIKMFLSDQWTSSNFAKTKDGKIIASVVLDKVFWKEVVICLRAAYPLLHVLRMVDSEEKPAMGFIYEEMTSAKKKIRDAFQGVETSYIPIWDIIDARWGNQLHRPLHAAGYYLNPQIHYSSGFKIAYELKKQFYACMERMTGNPDLITKMDVQLEDFKTRKEFFGSKVAQNAIYTKTPAQWWDSYGDQHPELQQFAIRVLNLTCSSSGCERNWSAFEMVHTKRRNRLKAKTMNDVVFVMTNSRLAKKKQTRRSLDYDYSLDELDSDEEWIVADEDGEEEDLDALISDPDLNDGASGNRVVGASKDLLAIPYLDDDEFEELLQRPLPPAPDNDEDGNAEVCETREDFITDEE, from the exons ATGGCATCGAATCAAGCTAATGCAAGTGAAAATCCGACTAACATTCCAGCTTCTCAGTCAGGAAGTACAGCTGGAATCGCTTGTAAAAAAAAAGTTGCTAAGAATGCTCTTGGAAGTAGAACTGATGTAGGATGGGAGCACGGGATATCTGTTGGAGAAGATGGAAAGAAGATACAATGTAAATACTGTCATAAAATTTTTTCAGGAGGAGTTTATAGATTGAAACACCACTTAGCAGGAACTCAAAAAGATGTTGGGGCTTGTACAACTGTTAATGATGAAGTTAAGAAGCAAATGTGGGATGTTGTGAGTGGGTTACAAGTAAATTTGATGAAGAAAACAAACATGGGTGGGGCAAGCCCAGGAGAAGCTACTAAAGAAGTTGACACTACCGGtgaaaaaagaaagggaaaagaattAGATGGCAACATATTCAAGAAAACACGCATTAGTActcaaacaacaatcaacaatataTTTAAGAAGAATTTGAGAGAGGAAGTATGTTTAGAGATTAGTGCTTTTTTCTACAACAATGGCATCCCCTTTAATGTTTCAAGGAGTGAGGAATACAGTAGAATGTTTGAGAAAGCTATAAGATACGGACAAGGATTCAAGCCACCATCCTACCATGAATTAAGGGTGCCTCTTTTGAAGAAACACGTGGAGCTTGTTCAACAATCACTAGAGGAACATAGAGAATATTGGAAGCAGGTTGGTTGCACAATAATGACTGATGGTTGGACAGATAAGAGAAGACGGGCCATCCTAAATTTTTTGGTTAATAGTCCTAAAGGGACTGTTTTTTTGAAATCCATTGATGCCTCTCACATTACTAAGACAGCTGATAAAATCTTTAAAATGATAGATGATGTAGTTGAAGAGGTTGGTGAAGAAAATGTCATCCAAGTTGTCACCGATAATGCGGCTAACTACAAAGCTGCAGGAGAAATgctaatgaaaaagagaaaaaagttgTTTTGGACGCCTTGTGCAGCACATTGCATTGATTTAATGTTAGAAGACTTGGAAAAAAAAGTAACACTTCACAAGGACACAATTTATAAAGGTAGAAAGATTACTACTTACATATATGCTAGAACTGCTCTTATTGCACTACTACACATCCACACTAAGGGGAAAGATTTGGTGAGGCCGGGTATGACCCGTTTTGCAACTTCTTACCTTACTTTGGGATGTCTCAATGACAACAAAGGTTCCTTAATAAAAATGTTTCTTTCTGATCAATGGACTTCTAGTAATTTTGCAAAGACAAAAGATGGAAAGATAATTGCAAGTGTGGTGTTAGATAAGGTGTTTTGGAAGGAAGTCGTAATTTGCTTGAGGGCTGCCTACCCTCTTCTTCATGTGCTTCGTATGGTGGATTCAGAAGAAAAGCCGGCAATGGGATTTATTTATGAAGAAATGACAAGTGCAAAGAAGAAAATACGAGATGCATTTCAAGGAGTTGAGACAAG ttaTATACCTATTTGGGATATTATTGATGCAAGATGGGGCAACCAACTTCATAGGCCATTGCATGCTGCAGGCTATTATTTGAATCCTCAGATTCATTATAGCTCTGGTTTTAAAATTGCTTATGAGCTTAAGAAGCAGTTTTATGCTTGTATGGAAAGGATGACAGGAAATCCAGATTTAATCACTAAGATGGATGTTCAACTTGAAGATTTTAAAACTCGAAAAGAGTTTTTTGGTAGTAAAGTAGCTCAAAATGCAATTTATACTAAAACTCCAGCTCAATGGTGGGATTCTTATGGAGATCAGCATCCAGAGCTCCAACAATTTGCAATTCGTGTCTTGAATTTGACATGTAGTTCATCTGGATGTGAACGTAATTGGAGCGCTTTTGAGATG GTTCACACAAAAAGGAGAAACCGTTTGAAAGCTAAAACCATGAATGATGTTGTGTTTGTGATGACAAATTCAAGATTAGCAAAGAAAAAACAAACTAGAAGAAGTCTTGATTATGACTATAGTCTTGATGAGTTGGACTCTGATGAAGAGTGGATTGTTGCTGAcgaagatggagaagaagaagatttagaTGCTCTAATCTCAGATCCTGATTTAAATGATGGAGCAAGTGGTAATAGAGTTGTTGGTGCCTCTAAGGATCTTTTGGCAATTCCTTatcttgatgatgatgagtttgaAGAACTTCTCCAAAGACCTCTTCCTCCTGCTCCTGATAATGATGAAGATGGTAATGCAGAAGTTTGTGAAACTCGTGAAGATTTTATAACTGATGAAGAATAG
- the LOC112743842 gene encoding uncharacterized protein isoform X2 yields MASNQANASENPTNIPASQSGSTAGIACKKKVAKNALGSRTDVGWEHGISVGEDGKKIQCKYCHKIFSGGVYRLKHHLAGTQKDVGACTTVNDEVKKQMWDVVSGLQVNLMKKTNMGGASPGEATKEVDTTGEKRKGKELDGNIFKKTRISTQTTINNIFKKNLREEVCLEISAFFYNNGIPFNVSRSEEYSRMFEKAIRYGQGFKPPSYHELRVPLLKKHVELVQQSLEEHREYWKQVGCTIMTDGWTDKRRRAILNFLVNSPKGTVFLKSIDASHITKTADKIFKMIDDVVEEVGEENVIQVVTDNAANYKAAGEMLMKKRKKLFWTPCAAHCIDLMLEDLEKKVTLHKDTIYKGRKITTYIYARTALIALLHIHTKGKDLVRPGMTRFATSYLTLGCLNDNKGSLIKMFLSDQWTSSNFAKTKDGKIIASVVLDKVFWKEVVICLRAAYPLLHVLRMVDSEEKPAMGFIYEEMTSAKKKIRDAFQGVETRWGNQLHRPLHAAGYYLNPQIHYSSGFKIAYELKKQFYACMERMTGNPDLITKMDVQLEDFKTRKEFFGSKVAQNAIYTKTPAQWWDSYGDQHPELQQFAIRVLNLTCSSSGCERNWSAFEMVHTKRRNRLKAKTMNDVVFVMTNSRLAKKKQTRRSLDYDYSLDELDSDEEWIVADEDGEEEDLDALISDPDLNDGASGNRVVGASKDLLAIPYLDDDEFEELLQRPLPPAPDNDEDGNAEVCETREDFITDEE; encoded by the exons ATGGCATCGAATCAAGCTAATGCAAGTGAAAATCCGACTAACATTCCAGCTTCTCAGTCAGGAAGTACAGCTGGAATCGCTTGTAAAAAAAAAGTTGCTAAGAATGCTCTTGGAAGTAGAACTGATGTAGGATGGGAGCACGGGATATCTGTTGGAGAAGATGGAAAGAAGATACAATGTAAATACTGTCATAAAATTTTTTCAGGAGGAGTTTATAGATTGAAACACCACTTAGCAGGAACTCAAAAAGATGTTGGGGCTTGTACAACTGTTAATGATGAAGTTAAGAAGCAAATGTGGGATGTTGTGAGTGGGTTACAAGTAAATTTGATGAAGAAAACAAACATGGGTGGGGCAAGCCCAGGAGAAGCTACTAAAGAAGTTGACACTACCGGtgaaaaaagaaagggaaaagaattAGATGGCAACATATTCAAGAAAACACGCATTAGTActcaaacaacaatcaacaatataTTTAAGAAGAATTTGAGAGAGGAAGTATGTTTAGAGATTAGTGCTTTTTTCTACAACAATGGCATCCCCTTTAATGTTTCAAGGAGTGAGGAATACAGTAGAATGTTTGAGAAAGCTATAAGATACGGACAAGGATTCAAGCCACCATCCTACCATGAATTAAGGGTGCCTCTTTTGAAGAAACACGTGGAGCTTGTTCAACAATCACTAGAGGAACATAGAGAATATTGGAAGCAGGTTGGTTGCACAATAATGACTGATGGTTGGACAGATAAGAGAAGACGGGCCATCCTAAATTTTTTGGTTAATAGTCCTAAAGGGACTGTTTTTTTGAAATCCATTGATGCCTCTCACATTACTAAGACAGCTGATAAAATCTTTAAAATGATAGATGATGTAGTTGAAGAGGTTGGTGAAGAAAATGTCATCCAAGTTGTCACCGATAATGCGGCTAACTACAAAGCTGCAGGAGAAATgctaatgaaaaagagaaaaaagttgTTTTGGACGCCTTGTGCAGCACATTGCATTGATTTAATGTTAGAAGACTTGGAAAAAAAAGTAACACTTCACAAGGACACAATTTATAAAGGTAGAAAGATTACTACTTACATATATGCTAGAACTGCTCTTATTGCACTACTACACATCCACACTAAGGGGAAAGATTTGGTGAGGCCGGGTATGACCCGTTTTGCAACTTCTTACCTTACTTTGGGATGTCTCAATGACAACAAAGGTTCCTTAATAAAAATGTTTCTTTCTGATCAATGGACTTCTAGTAATTTTGCAAAGACAAAAGATGGAAAGATAATTGCAAGTGTGGTGTTAGATAAGGTGTTTTGGAAGGAAGTCGTAATTTGCTTGAGGGCTGCCTACCCTCTTCTTCATGTGCTTCGTATGGTGGATTCAGAAGAAAAGCCGGCAATGGGATTTATTTATGAAGAAATGACAAGTGCAAAGAAGAAAATACGAGATGCATTTCAAGGAGTTGAGACAAG ATGGGGCAACCAACTTCATAGGCCATTGCATGCTGCAGGCTATTATTTGAATCCTCAGATTCATTATAGCTCTGGTTTTAAAATTGCTTATGAGCTTAAGAAGCAGTTTTATGCTTGTATGGAAAGGATGACAGGAAATCCAGATTTAATCACTAAGATGGATGTTCAACTTGAAGATTTTAAAACTCGAAAAGAGTTTTTTGGTAGTAAAGTAGCTCAAAATGCAATTTATACTAAAACTCCAGCTCAATGGTGGGATTCTTATGGAGATCAGCATCCAGAGCTCCAACAATTTGCAATTCGTGTCTTGAATTTGACATGTAGTTCATCTGGATGTGAACGTAATTGGAGCGCTTTTGAGATG GTTCACACAAAAAGGAGAAACCGTTTGAAAGCTAAAACCATGAATGATGTTGTGTTTGTGATGACAAATTCAAGATTAGCAAAGAAAAAACAAACTAGAAGAAGTCTTGATTATGACTATAGTCTTGATGAGTTGGACTCTGATGAAGAGTGGATTGTTGCTGAcgaagatggagaagaagaagatttagaTGCTCTAATCTCAGATCCTGATTTAAATGATGGAGCAAGTGGTAATAGAGTTGTTGGTGCCTCTAAGGATCTTTTGGCAATTCCTTatcttgatgatgatgagtttgaAGAACTTCTCCAAAGACCTCTTCCTCCTGCTCCTGATAATGATGAAGATGGTAATGCAGAAGTTTGTGAAACTCGTGAAGATTTTATAACTGATGAAGAATAG